gttctaggctgtgacatgaaaataaaaaaaatgtatttgtcagTTTGCGAGATGTTGTACAAAGTGGGCTTTAAGCAATCTTTACTCAgaaagggagttccaaagcttggGAGCATTGAACGAAAAGCTCCGATTGCCGTACATCACGGTTTCAGTCTTTGGCAAAatcagtgacagcgtgtcttttGATCTTAGGTTTGTAACCGTtctatacacttctatcatatctgGAACATTATATACTCAGGTGACTGATTGTAAAGAGCCTGAAAGGTGTGGGTCGGAACCTTGTACTGTACCTTATTGTTACTGGATATACAACATGACTTGTGCGCTTTTGAATATGTgtacatttaaattgttttgtatGCAATCCATTGTTAGGATTTCCTCATATTTAATCTCGTTTAatacattcattcagaaatattttttctggattcacaaaaatatcatttttgcatATCAATTAATCCATTCTTCTTTGTTCTTTATTATGTTATACCTTCAGCTGAGCCACGTTCCTTGCGCCAAAAAACGGTTGATATACATAGATAGCAAATATAATTCGTTTTCTAGAAGTCCTTGCACATCAATTATACTCCGGAAAGGCAAAACCTATTTTGGAGACTTTCCTATTTCGTCTGAATTCTCAGTATAGatattattcttatattaataataataataattattattattattattgttgttgttgttgttgttataattatcattattattattattattattatcaaataaataaaacattttgtgtaCATCACAAACAATGCGCCTTTCTGATGTAAACTTTGCACTGAACTCCAAATAATGATTCAACAAAAAAATCACtgttattatttcgattctaccATGATATAAAGGATTATTTACTACATCTTTGACAACATCCaagaaatatttgccttttataTGGTTTTCATTTCCAGATCGCTGCTATGACGTTATACGTTATAACGTAATCATTGTGACGTGCAAAGAGTCTTGTTAATTACAGTTTCAGTTTACTTTGTTCAATAAGAAACTGAATTGTTTTCTGTTAGAATATTACTTACACTGTCCCTCTGAGAGTGTGAGACAAACAACAAATTATAGATGCTTAAATATATCATTTCCGATCATTAGGCATAATGGCAAAACCACATGACGGAGTTGGTGATGAATACATCCAGAAATGTCGGAAAACAGCAATGCAAGAACTTGACGATTATTTGACTGACCCTAAAAACCATTTATATCAATCTATCGACGACATATCAAGGCGTGTGCGGGCGGCAAATGAGGAGTCAAAACAGGTATtacagatttttaattttttgtgttCCACACAGAGGtccatttttaacaattttatcttcttttttatttcgtaatttcaattcaatttttaatGCAAGCGCCTTTCTACAAGTGTTAGATATTAGATTATTTATGCGACCATCTTTTGCCGTTATGTGCACACAGTCTCTTATGGATTTGTTTGGCATCATTTCTCACCTTGCTTTAATGTGAATAGATACCGCTGGTTAAGGTTTACTTTATTCAGTAACTGTGCATATATCGTATTGGGAGTTGGAAACGTCTCGACTCTTAGTGTGATtacttaattataattaaaagtaattcaCTATAAAATATGGAAgtcctggagggacaattgatttccgtacttcccacttctgacttctaacgtttgcacttctcacttccaacttcttgacaccctacttcctacttctaacttcctgactttcgacttctgatttccaacttccatacttcttacttccgactttttgacttcttacttccctctcctaacttccacacttcttacttctaacttccacacttctgacttctaacttcctgacttccaactcccgcacttctgacttccaactttccctctttggaagttagaagtgtggaagtcggaagtaagaaggcaggaagttggaaatcagaagtgcggaagttagaagaaggaagtaagaagtgtggaagttggaaatcagaagtcgaaagtcaggaagttggaagtcagaagtgcggaagttagaagtaagaagtctggaagtaggaagtaggaagtcaagaagttggaagtgagaagtgcaaaagttagaagtcaaaagtgggaagtacggaaatcaattgtccctccagtgCTTCCATAAAAAAATCATGACTGAGATGTTATCTATACTGGTCTTAACAAAATCAAGACAGAAGCAGCCAGTACATTATTACTTACcattataattatgtaatgtCAATAAACAAAGCGTTATCTGAATTATTTTACGGCGAAAATTCTTTTCACCTATCATACTGTataaacatatatgtataatataatgCACCATGTGTAAGCTAATTATACCCTATGTCATTTAACATTCTTCAAAATTCTGTACATTGTCATTAAGATACTTTTTGTAGCTTAAAGAACATTTTGCGAAGGAAAACTAGGTCATTCAGAAACGTTTAACCGAGTCTGAAAAAGCCAGGGAACGTTATCGCAAAGAGAGGAATGATCTGAAAACAGAAATCGAAAAATTCAGCCGAGAAGCAAAGCAAACTGAAAAGCAAGAACAGCTTAGACGGGAAATTGACGAACTGCAGAATATGTTCGAGCAAAAGAATAAAGAATGGGAAAGAAAATTGAAAGAATCTGAAGATtcaattgaaataatgaaaaGGGTCCAAAAACAGAAAATTGAACAGTATGAGAAGGACATTAAAAAGCAAAAACTAAAAGTAAAAGGTCTCGAGGAGCTGATGGAAAAGAGTAAATTTAGCTTCGGCGACATAGGTAAATTAAGGAAAAAGCTAGATGAAACTGAAAAGCAGCTGCATGATACAAACGACAGACTTGTTCGGGTTTCCTCAAAACCAAAAGAGACAGAAAAAGAACTTGATGACACAAAAACACGGTTCGTACTATATCGTAGTTGCTCAGGGTTTAATGTAGGGTTAATGCACGTttgtttgtgtaacaacatctgcagaatcccaagggattggtttgtgcacgagcccgtagggcgagtgcaccaacatagcccgagggattctgcagatgttgtttcacgaaacaaacgtgtgttatcgctattcttgcataaaacacaagtaaagtgctggaaatatcgaacaaacaagactattcagctgacattagtcgatcgaagtcggccgttttaggttgttatggacacatgttttatttatgcatttccagggcctacagaaacagtgcatatttcatacaaaatgtcaTGTAGAACGGGCATTCTtgatgtggtaatttctttaatattaaatatatgtaaaataagtatgactccccctttttccgatatatcggtagaaACGTTAGCTTTAGAGGcacggaattatgagaaaagggcatacacgtcatcctgtctttacacaatttgcaggtgtagtgaggtgccgacagaacacaattctgcttggtttaaattaatagtctgtcccttacgcttttttaaatgtaaacattatcgtgtaatagaaattggtatcgatacctatattcttcatatcgTTAAAATGAAATCTCCAGGTCTATAACGTAGACAATTTTGCTTTGCATCCCACTCCATCGCGTTCAAAGTttaataaacacaaaaatttgaatttttccaacatcgatataatcaatttagattggatttataaactcaaaaaTGGTTGGTgatatctacaaataaattgaaaatatataataccttctgttcatcaaatgttcattaactatggaaaaatccttcaaacttaacgcttcgtcatgtttatgctttacattacacaccatcactacatcagtacactgcatagatgtgtaaagtagacacaaacattttttaaaagttttagtgtaagatttaaagttagcatgtcaactttctcgactcaaattaatttgaaaaacgaaattgtattttgtaaatgttgtttgcctatcattttcagggattaaatcgcggcgtgtaaactactttgagtcaaatacgcgtaataataaaaataatacggaacgtcaatgcagtcgcgtatcagagaggtagcacttattacaagttaaagtaaagttaggttgaaaaatgatatttttaataaaaatgcagatgaaaagatttcataagtctcggacctttcgacttcggccaaattTGATttgggatccataatttgcttacgttggacccgcaacagcatattcaaaacgttcaccaacagcgcgtgcacacgagaatctccttgtttgtacacgtttttccctgtttgtgcatgcccgaaattggcaaaaaacaaaggttttatgcaagaatatatatctttaatatttgatcgttagttaaatatgtttaaagttcACATAAAGTTACTCATGATGAATACCCTTTAACAATGTTTGCTTATAAGTAGGTGTAACAATGCGTAATAACCTAATCCTCCTTTAAATAGATCAGGAGAGACAACTACTTTACTATACCTTTTTACTAAAAAATACACAGTTGTGCATCTTTACAAATTCCAGTTTTACTTAGCTTATATTTAGAGAAGACTTAACTTGTGGATTAGCAAACGTATCTTGGTTTTATACTGTAAAATACGATAAGagttaattaagaaaaaaaatgtattttagcgatttatatattattttatcgcTACTTGTACTGATGCACACATATATTTATCAGATTTTGCATAGGAACTGCATTGgcaatttcatttcttaaattattttaagaGTTAGTGCATACATGTAGGCACGCACGCAGAAACGCATGCAAGCACACACACATAATTTAGCCATACATTTGCATATACAGACACTCATACATACGTTTCCCGATTCACATGCCACCCAACATGTATTAATTCTGCTGCAATGTACTACAATTACTTTGACACTCAgcaattttttatgtaaaaacttATAATCACATCTAAAAGagtgtttatttcttttgaaaaaaaaagactttcgAGGGATGAGCGCGTAACTTTTGTAAAGAACAAGGTACAATAGTTTAGCGCTTAGCCCTCgttttataatattttactgtgatttatcaaatgtttttagTAAATATGGAAGGCAGGGAATAGTAGTATTGTAATATAATTTGGTAGAAGAGAATGATATAGTCTCTTGTATTTCTATATAGAATAGACATTTGCTTATATAGTCTgtgtgttttttatgtttttatatgcgtataaaaggtaaatggaTGATACTTTAATAAACGATATAATCTAATCTTCTATGTTATTGTTTTATAGACTGAACAATTCAATAGGTGCTAAACTGACAGATAATAATCCAAACATAGCTGACTTGAGTGACACTTACCGCCCCACAAAGCTGGCTGAAAGATATACCGAGCTGTATGACAATCAGTGGACTGATGCATTCGAACAGATACAGAAAGAAGTGCACTCTGACAGCGATGAAGAAATAATCAATATTCTTCTGCAGATTCTACTGGtacttttcatttaaaatgtgatATTCGAGCGAGTACATTGTAGTAGATACGCAAATACTGTAGTACATGTCGTATAAACTTGATTTCTGTAACAGTATAAATATAAGCAAACAGTAGAGTAGAGCCAACGCAATTTGTTTAATTGAACTTGAGATTTAATGAACTATCCTCTTACTATATTAACTGTTTATTCAACTGAAAATAGTAAGGCAAACTTCGTCGATATAATGCCTAATGCTATGTCAAGTATAATCTTCCTGATAAAAAGGGAATAAAACGACTTTGCATATTTTCAGGACATTTCAGATTTTTGCAACCGTAGAGCAAAAAAACAAATGGATGATTTAAAGAAAACCATTTTATGCTCTGATTCGATGGTATGAGATACTTGTTTATAAGAAGTTAAAATATAGATGTATTCTGATGAACAATATGAAATAACATTAAAGAAATCATAAACAAGAAAACGCAAAATATCGACAGGCAGGTAATACATTcaaaagatatacaatatgtttgtttgtttcagtgcaaaaTCGGTatatctttcacaatataaacatatgttgcaatattttgaaacttgaaaaTCCAGTTATCACTGTGTGAAGGATAATTTGatcttacatataaaacaaaattactaGTTTTTATTTCGTGTCTTTTAagtgtttttacaaaacatttggTCAATTTTGCCCGCATAATATCACGCCTAATATTATGAAGTCGGCATGTAAGTACAAATTAAATAATCATGtaaaatttatctatttttatcaagttttaatgttattattattatacagtaATTATGTGTACGCATTTGCCTTGATTGAAACATATAATGAATCCGAATTCCCTTTAAAAcaagcttgaaatgtgcggattACTTCAATCATTGGCAAATATCTCCAAAACGAGCAcacgaacctatacattttatttcaccatattataggccatatgtttatttacgactatgagaagtttcattaaaatctacattatagaagaaattctattcgcgaaattgttacgaaaattgtgattttcccatagactcacactatgaaaacttgcgtgatgTCCTAATTTTATCAAATGTGTCTAGCAAAAATTCAAGCACAGTGACACGACAATATCTTTTttcttatttgctgaattttctaattATATTCTGAAGTACgaacgtgcagagctaccttaaatGATGATTCTTGTATATACATACGCAAGATTTAATGCATCATAAGCTTTAGATTATTTTTTGCCTAGCTGAAGGGGAAAGATAAGGTTATCTAGGTATAAGATCACTTTATGTTTTCCCAAGAGAAAAGCTACACGTGCGCATACTGACGTCATAAGTTGACGTCATATCATGACGTTTTACTGTATATTGCAATAATATCAACGATAGGTAAGAAAAATTGTCTAACATGACTGTCTGATTAAGGCAAGTGTTTTCACAACCCTCGGGATACCGTGGATAAAAAACCATGCTAGCGCTCGGTTTTCATTCCCGCTGCTCTTGGGTTTGGGAAAACACAGGCAGTCGtataagatccttatagtctacATGAATAGTTTCGTTTTAAGGTTAAGTTATATGCCAAAtaatttcataacttaaataaGGAATTAATGGCAGCGATTAGAGAAATAGGCCTATTCCATCCAAGGTAACGCTTCATGAACTTACCAGAAAAGCTCTATGATTAAAATGCATTAAAGCGTGTGcgaatatttaatatttcatgattttcacAATAAATTTACACTACAGGATGACGGAAGTGTTCCTGACTACGTAACAAAACAGTTAGAGAACTGTCGGAAAGAAATGTTTTCAGTAACGAAAGATCATGTTTTTGAGGTAAATAATACTAAGTCTTATAGACTATTCTGCCggattttaacttattttttttttatttattgctgTAATAGGCCTACATACATGTAACaacctttttcagttttttttcgaCATTCAAAGTATTTTGTTCATGTACATCAAGAACGCAACCTTTTCGACAAAATCTGCATTGGAAGTATATTCATTTTTCCCAGCATCTTGCATAATCCTGGCTAATTTGATCGTTATGAGgaaaaataaaactatatgaTGTAGATCTACATGTTCTAAGGCtgttttgcttttattcttaaaatttcaaaatcaatattgtttgcaTAAACTTAAGCTGAAAGTCGCAGTTTTGAGGCCCACAATTTGAAAATCATGACGACTGTGATTTAGGAAAGTGACCCGTGAAATGAAGCTATTACAGTCTATCATAAAAAAACGTAAATGAcctatttttatctttttgaaacgtcttctttttcagttatatttatcaaatttgcgaAATGAAAGAGGACAACCAAACTACGCCCTGAGAATTACGTTCTTTGTGAAAGAATGCATTCAAATATGCTGGCTTATGGCTGtaagttatttttgtttatctAATGCGCAGTTTATTGAGCAAATAAGCAGAAAAACTAAACTATCAATACTATCTAATTCCTTTCAACCTTCATATTACCGACGTAAAATACGTAAAACATATATGAAACAAGTATCTTCAGAGTGTTTGGTTGATTGAAAGGAAATGTATGTagatgttaaaatgtttataaccTTTGTCTAAAACAATACATTGCAGATAAGAGAGTGATACAAGTGTATGAAGTGTGTAATTTTAAAACATGCTTTAGTGAAAGTTGCAAATTCAAAGGCAGTTTTTTCTTATCGTTTTAAAATTTATGGGcctttttgttaaattatttggTTTACAAACTGCCAGGATGGCATATGGCCGTCGGAGGtgaataaaaacagatttttccGTAGGGTAAATAATTTAGAGAGAAACCTCTTAACAGTGTCAGGTTATAAACTTCTTTCTGTATTCATGCCCAGATTTACGGACCTGAATACCAAGTTTTAAGATATGCTTGCAGAAACTCCTACATGCACAGTGAACACATTTTTCTAACTGAATACTTATAGAATGCTTTATATAAACTCTCTTGAAGTAGCAGGTTGCCCTAACCCAGTAGCTTCCGGCCATGCACGGGTATTTGTCTATGGTCCGGAAATTTTCGTAACCCTTCGTAAGTACACGATTCCTGATTTGtctttccgtgagaattccgtttctatttttagccatggattattgctttcagaagttatcgttctttatcataCACCCgtatatttcgggtgtaatagaggtggcgctgcggtcggaaaacatGTTttcccaggctgtcaatttgcaggtagagaAAAGACTGGATTCCCAGTACAGTACAATAACTtcattaaaaatagaaattcatACCTGACGCCTAGAAAACCTCAAGTGGACAGGCTAGATTTCCGTTTACCTGAAGGCTAGATATTTCCTTACAATTACGTCATTTTCGTGGCCCATTTATCAGTTCatatcatcaaacaaaattattgtcattatcatgcttataaatattattttctagaaGTAGGCCTATTTGCTACCTGGGATATCAAGATATTAAACTTAAAAGCTCCGCCCGCGTAACAAACATTGCGCTTACAGGACGTCAGTTACAATCCGTGAAGCCGTACCTAAACACAGACCACATATCAACGAAAGTTGTCAGTTTTTCCAGAAAAACCCTATGTTGCAACTTTAAAGGATGTTGCATTTCGTTAAAAATAACTCCAcaacttttgaaataataaaggcCAGAATCTGTGAATGGGCGCAGCCATTTGACGTATCAATTGTGCTGATAGGGCGTAGTATATATCGGAAATTCCAGTTGGTCTTATATGTCACAGATAAAAGATTAAGACTAAAAAAGAATTTGGAAGATTGACTCGTCCGCCGAGGCGGATGTTATTTCCAGTGGTTTTCGGATGTTTTTTTAGCAAATGACCTTTTGGATACATTTAATGTCTTTATAAAATCCACATTTTTTGTTTTCGCTCTAAAACAAAACAGATAGATTTGATACAAATACCTGACCTGAATGCGAATGAATATGAAATTATAGGCCTACATAATCGTAAATTCAATGAATCATTGCAAGATATACTTCAGCAAAGATATTgatgtatataaatacttacagGATCATAAAGGTAATGTTCCACCATAATAAAATCTAAAGGAAATCTGGAAACGTCATCACAGTTTTTCTATATAGAtatcatgacgtcataaaattatgacgtcatgatgctaTATGCACGTGACGCTGCGCGGGTAAAATTGATACAATTTgtttaaaaccaaataaaaagaaaatttgtttgtttcaatgtaagatcgaaatatatgtcacttgtgaacaccataatttacattttcactcgtggctgcgcaaCTTGATTTTATGACAACT
This window of the Mercenaria mercenaria strain notata unplaced genomic scaffold, MADL_Memer_1 contig_2782, whole genome shotgun sequence genome carries:
- the LOC128552411 gene encoding uncharacterized protein LOC128552411, giving the protein MFEQKNKEWERKLKESEDSIEIMKRVQKQKIEQYEKDIKKQKLKVKGLEELMEKSKFSFGDIGKLRKKLDETEKQLHDTNDRLVRVSSKPKETEKELDDTKTRLNNSIGAKLTDNNPNIADLSDTYRPTKLAERYTELYDNQWTDAFEQIQKEVHSDSDEEIINILLQILLDISDFCNRRAKKQMDDLKKTILCSDSMDDGSVPDYVTKQLENCRKEMFSVTKDHVFELYLSNLRNERGQPNYALRITFFVKECIQICWLMAIQEPPVVFASRGKGELYNTEMYKPYTKNGKYVKFIVWPAMLLHKDGHVLAKGVAQGERGKQGNDKVAIDSVDVLNIEKHVPHAENKISAEIGKERHQRAKSAEERRFEQPALTKMSSTETKLIWRPYKEYDRNPTHEEMRTYFYYFDRREYSKAREVLGSKVYIRCMQNEHKRHVRYQPPPQP